One window from the genome of Pseudanabaena yagii GIHE-NHR1 encodes:
- a CDS encoding hybrid sensor histidine kinase/response regulator, with the protein MNKLVTQIANRILDSLNLQEIMDICVAELQEESSQRQKTEAQLQELLREREENEQKLQRLNQELEAKVAERTNELWQVNHLQQTILNSADYSIIATDTQGYIQAFNTAAERMLGYSAKELIGKSTPEAFHDLQEVIQRAPILSEELGEEIPLGFEVFVAKARRDIVCEEEWTYIRKDGSRFPVLLSITSLKDANQKITGFLGVAKDISDRKLAEQERQQLLQELSAFKLGLDQSAIVAITNAQGVMTYVNDQFCEISGYSRDELIGQTHRIVKSDYHPPEFFQNMWRTIVKGKVWRGEICNQTKQGNLYWMESTIVPFLDGQGRPVKYLAIRFDITIRKQAEISLTNYAHEIEDLYNNAPCGYHSLDRNGCYVQVNDTELKWLGYSREELIGRRFQDFLSESSIQIFRHNYPIFKQRGWVSDIEYELVGKNGNLLPVSLSATSVYDSDGNYVYSRSTLFDIRERKEYEEKLQQTNQELMKVTRLKDEFLTSMSHELRTPLNAILGLTESLLDGVFGEISNRGQKMLKIIERSGNHLLELINDILDLAKIESGKVSLEFAPANIEILCQSSMLFIRQQAAQKNLQLKEEIPPLLPDLLIDERRIRQVLINLLNNAMKFTPEEGCITLKVTVEPTPNSNNEPQQWLRFAVIDNGIGISDDNLQKLFQPFVQVDSSLNRKYAGTGLGLSLVKRIVEMHGGKVQVTSEVGVGSSFMIDLPCPDTMISSVKRSPSNSPDATASDPSQIQGAPLILIADDNEMNVMTICSYLEAKGYRIMVAKDGQEAINLVQSAHPNLVVMDIQMPVIDGLEAIKRLRASEFQDLPIIAVTALAMTGDRERCLEAGANEYLSKPIKLKQLAKIIQQTLSS; encoded by the coding sequence ATGAACAAGTTAGTCACTCAAATTGCTAACCGCATTCTCGATTCTTTAAATCTCCAAGAGATTATGGACATATGTGTTGCTGAACTGCAAGAGGAATCGAGCCAAAGGCAAAAAACAGAAGCACAGTTACAAGAATTATTACGGGAAAGGGAAGAAAATGAGCAAAAGCTCCAAAGGCTTAATCAAGAATTAGAAGCTAAGGTCGCAGAACGTACTAATGAGTTATGGCAAGTTAATCATCTCCAACAAACTATTCTCAACAGTGCAGATTATTCAATTATTGCGACAGATACCCAAGGTTACATTCAAGCCTTTAACACTGCCGCCGAAAGGATGCTCGGCTATAGTGCCAAGGAATTAATTGGCAAATCTACCCCTGAAGCTTTTCATGATTTACAAGAGGTCATCCAGCGTGCGCCTATCCTCTCTGAGGAGCTAGGAGAAGAGATTCCTTTAGGTTTTGAGGTGTTTGTTGCTAAGGCTCGGCGGGATATCGTTTGTGAAGAAGAATGGACTTATATTCGCAAAGATGGCTCACGTTTTCCCGTCTTGCTCTCCATTACCTCCCTCAAGGATGCCAATCAAAAAATCACAGGTTTTTTAGGTGTTGCCAAAGATATTAGCGATCGCAAACTTGCCGAACAAGAACGACAACAACTGCTGCAAGAGCTATCTGCATTTAAGCTCGGCTTAGATCAATCTGCGATCGTGGCGATCACCAACGCCCAAGGAGTGATGACCTATGTCAACGATCAATTCTGTGAGATATCTGGATATTCCCGTGATGAACTAATCGGACAAACCCATCGTATTGTCAAGTCTGACTACCATCCACCTGAATTCTTTCAGAATATGTGGCGCACTATTGTTAAGGGTAAAGTCTGGCGTGGTGAAATCTGTAATCAGACTAAGCAAGGTAACTTGTATTGGATGGAAAGCACAATTGTGCCCTTTTTAGATGGACAGGGACGACCTGTAAAGTATCTCGCAATTCGATTTGATATTACGATTCGCAAACAAGCAGAAATCAGTCTGACCAACTATGCCCATGAAATCGAAGATCTTTATAACAATGCCCCCTGTGGTTACCATTCTCTAGATCGCAACGGCTGTTATGTCCAAGTTAATGACACAGAACTTAAATGGCTAGGCTATAGCCGCGAAGAGCTAATTGGTAGACGCTTTCAAGATTTTCTTTCTGAATCAAGTATTCAAATCTTTCGCCATAATTATCCAATATTTAAACAAAGAGGGTGGGTCAGTGATATTGAATACGAACTAGTTGGTAAAAATGGCAATCTACTTCCTGTATCACTGAGCGCGACCTCAGTGTATGACAGTGATGGCAATTATGTTTACAGTCGTTCCACCCTATTTGATATTCGCGAACGGAAAGAATATGAAGAAAAATTGCAGCAAACTAATCAAGAATTGATGAAGGTTACTCGCCTAAAAGATGAATTCTTGACAAGTATGAGCCATGAACTACGCACGCCACTCAATGCCATTCTCGGACTAACTGAAAGTTTACTGGATGGAGTTTTTGGGGAAATCTCGAACAGGGGGCAGAAGATGTTAAAAATCATCGAGCGTAGCGGCAACCATTTATTGGAATTAATTAATGATATTCTCGATCTTGCCAAAATTGAATCAGGAAAAGTCTCATTAGAATTTGCACCCGCAAATATTGAAATCCTCTGCCAGTCTAGTATGCTCTTCATCCGACAGCAGGCAGCCCAAAAAAATCTACAACTCAAGGAAGAGATTCCTCCATTACTTCCCGATTTGCTCATTGATGAACGACGCATTCGCCAAGTTCTTATTAACTTGCTAAACAATGCGATGAAATTTACCCCCGAAGAAGGCTGTATCACGCTCAAAGTAACCGTAGAACCTACTCCTAACAGTAATAATGAGCCTCAGCAATGGCTCCGCTTTGCGGTGATCGATAATGGGATTGGCATTAGCGATGATAATTTACAGAAATTGTTTCAACCCTTTGTCCAAGTTGATAGCTCTCTGAATCGTAAATATGCAGGTACAGGCTTAGGACTATCTTTAGTTAAACGGATTGTGGAAATGCATGGAGGCAAAGTACAGGTGACTAGCGAAGTTGGTGTCGGTAGTAGCTTTATGATTGATTTACCTTGCCCAGACACTATGATTTCATCCGTCAAACGTAGCCCCTCCAATAGTCCCGACGCAACAGCATCTGATCCTAGTCAAATCCAAGGAGCACCGCTAATTCTGATCGCAGATGATAATGAGATGAATGTGATGACAATATGCAGCTATTTGGAAGCTAAGGGATATCGGATTATGGTTGCTAAAGATGGACAGGAGGCGATCAATCTGGTGCAATCAGCCCATCCAAATTTGGTCGTGATGGATATCCAAATGCCCGTGATCGATGGACTAGAAGCCATTAAAAGGCTAAGGGCTAGTGAGTTTCAGGATTTGCCAATTATTGCTGTGACAGCTTTGGCAATGACAGGCGATCGCGAAAGATGTCTAGAAGCAGGGGCAAATGAGTACCTCAGCAAACCAATTAAACTCAAGCAACTAGCGAAAATCATTCAACAAACTCTATCATCGTAA
- a CDS encoding LapA family protein: MTRSPFAPKSQAQNSTKKDAVAFPIMQLIILGIGITLIAAIMIQNLQPVVQVFFLGQKTLPIPLSMAMLIAFVTGGLIAFVCNAIASWRQNIMIRRAIVASGYDKEPKKEQVKSTTSPNSYPQDKAQQQDEQSFEDDELYDDEEYDEDELEDEDLYEEEEEEDDDPDTVPYNDRKNLKSAKPNREKRDRPPLDARYIR; the protein is encoded by the coding sequence ATGACGCGATCGCCATTTGCTCCCAAATCTCAAGCCCAAAACTCTACCAAAAAAGATGCAGTCGCGTTCCCAATTATGCAACTTATCATCTTAGGCATTGGGATTACCCTCATAGCCGCAATTATGATCCAAAATTTACAGCCTGTAGTGCAGGTTTTCTTTTTAGGACAAAAGACTCTCCCCATTCCTCTAAGTATGGCAATGTTAATCGCTTTTGTGACTGGCGGCTTAATTGCTTTTGTCTGTAATGCGATCGCCTCTTGGCGACAAAATATCATGATCCGTCGAGCGATAGTCGCGTCAGGTTATGACAAAGAACCTAAAAAAGAGCAGGTCAAATCGACGACTTCTCCTAATAGTTATCCTCAAGATAAAGCTCAACAACAGGATGAACAATCTTTTGAAGACGATGAACTTTACGATGACGAAGAATATGACGAGGATGAACTAGAAGATGAGGATCTGTATGAGGAGGAGGAAGAGGAAGATGATGATCCTGATACTGTCCCCTATAACGATCGCAAAAATTTAAAATCAGCCAAACCTAACCGAGAAAAGCGCGATCGCCCTCCCCTCGATGCCAGATATATTCGCTAG
- a CDS encoding flavin prenyltransferase UbiX — MQNQRAIVLGVSGASGMIYAVRSLKFLLSNDYNVDLVASKAAMMVWQSENNIAMPSNLRSQEQFWRDHAESQSGKLVCHQWADVGATIASGSFRTLGMLIIPCSMATVAKIAHGLSSDLLERAADVHLKEGRRLVLVPRETPLSLIHLRNLTTLAEAGARIVPAIPAWYHNPQTIEDLVDFVIARALDQLDIDSDLIQRWQGKQPINRE; from the coding sequence ATGCAAAATCAAAGGGCTATCGTATTAGGAGTATCTGGGGCATCAGGCATGATCTATGCTGTGCGATCGCTCAAATTTTTACTGAGTAATGATTACAATGTCGATCTGGTGGCATCTAAGGCGGCGATGATGGTATGGCAATCGGAAAATAATATTGCGATGCCAAGTAACTTGCGATCGCAGGAACAATTTTGGCGCGATCATGCTGAGAGTCAATCGGGTAAGCTTGTTTGTCATCAATGGGCAGATGTGGGGGCAACAATTGCCAGTGGCTCATTTCGGACATTGGGAATGTTAATTATCCCTTGTAGCATGGCAACGGTAGCCAAAATTGCCCATGGTTTGAGTTCCGATTTATTAGAACGCGCTGCTGATGTGCATTTAAAGGAAGGTCGCCGCCTTGTACTCGTGCCGCGTGAAACCCCTTTAAGCTTAATCCATTTGCGAAATCTCACCACCTTAGCGGAGGCAGGTGCAAGGATCGTCCCCGCAATTCCTGCGTGGTATCACAATCCTCAAACTATCGAGGATTTAGTAGACTTTGTAATTGCTAGAGCACTTGATCAATTAGATATTGATTCCGATTTAATCCAGCGTTGGCAAGGCAAACAGCCCATAAATAGAGAGTAA